In the Phaseolus vulgaris cultivar G19833 chromosome 7, P. vulgaris v2.0, whole genome shotgun sequence genome, one interval contains:
- the LOC137828329 gene encoding ethylene-responsive transcription factor ERF024-like produces the protein MASLNCHQLSLATHTFTHHIDNTTTTTAMYSNNATGSSRASSGTGRYRGVRRRSNGKWVSEIREPKKPNRIWLGTFPTPEMAAVAYDVAAYALKGKDAELNFPDSASSLPVPASLSARDIQMAAAAAAGAAGAAKDAMQTPTGNYNSSGLQENQAGMSNQFVDEDLIFDMPNVLVNMAQGMLLSPPPFDIGLEPNSPENIEHETSLWNFP, from the exons ATGGCTTCACTCAATTGCCATCAACTTTCACTCGCAACACACACCTTCACACACCACATAGACAATACCACCACTACCACCGCCATGTATTCTAATAATGCAACCGGCAGCAGCAGAGCCTCTTCCGGAACCGGCCGCTACCGCGGTGTCCGCCGTaggagcaacgggaaatgggtGTCTGAGATTCGTGAGCCCAAAAAGCCTAACAGGATTTGGTTAGGCACATTCCCTACACCTGAAATGGCCGCAGTGGCTTATGACGTGGCAGCTTATGCTCTCAAGg GTAAGGACGCTGAGCTCAATTTCCCTGACTCCGCTTCTTCCCTTCCTGTCCCCGCTTCACTCTCGGCGCGTGACATTCAGATGGCGGCAGCCGCTGCGGCGGGGGCTGCTGGAGCTGCGAAGGATGCTATGCAGACGCCAACAGGGAATTATAACTCTTCAGGGTTACAAGAGAACCAAGCAGGGATGAGTAACCAGTTCGTGGACGAGGATTTGATCTTTGACATGCCGAATGTTCTTGTCAATATGGCTCAAGGAATGCTGCTTAGTCCTCCTCCTTTTGACATTGGTTTGGAACCCAATAGCCCAGAAAACATCGAACATGAAACAAGCCTGTGGAATTTCCCTTAA